The following DNA comes from Miscanthus floridulus cultivar M001 chromosome 5, ASM1932011v1, whole genome shotgun sequence.
CGACACCAATAATTCGTGAACGATCATTCTATTAAAAAATACTCTCTCCGTCTCAGGAAAGAAGGCGCAACTCCCTTTGGCACCAAGACCAATAAGTAAATTAACGCTTACACATTAAAAGTGTTTTGGTTCTTCATCCAATTTACTATAATgccgcatgcatgcatgtagaaACAGTCTAGCCAATTAGCTTCCAGCATTCATGCATGCATGTTGTACAAATGCATTCCTGAGGAAGCTTAGGAGTCAGATTTGGTCCTGCATTAGTTGTTACATGCGGGAGCTAAAGTGCAGGCGCATGTTGCATGCCGGAGCTAAAGTGCAGACGCCTTGTATCATGGGACTAAGAAAAAAACAGTTACACCTTATAttctgggacagagggagtaacgaTCAATATTCCAACATAATAAATTTTTCATTTTTGGTAAAGTACGGTGCGCACTGCAGAGCGTAGGTGCCTAGCCGGCTCCCTCGTCCCTTTGTGGGTATGTGATGTCATCCTAGGAAAATATAATGGTCTTGTTCGGTttaccccatattcagcttggtcggcttattttttcagctagaacagtgtttttctctcacaataattcagtcataacagtatttttcagccagttttagccaagattcagaccagcgaacggagccaaTATATTTATTTCAAAAATTTATAACTTTCGAATTGTACATCTATTTTTAATTTCGTCTGCACCAATATGTCCTACGTGACGAGATGAATAAAACTAAACCCTGCTTGTATATGTTTCGAATAATTTTATTCCAGTAACAACTTATGTATACTAACTTATAACGTATAACCCataacatataacttataacATATAAGTTATGTACGCAAGTTGTACATAATAACTTATATACACAAGTTGTGTTTGATAACTTTTATACATAAgttgtgtttcataacttttgtgttttaagttttggtataagttataagttaattcgttCCTTTTTGTGTTAATAACTTTTGTGTATGCAAGTTTTGatataagttataagttaattcgttTTTTTGTGTTTAATAACTTTTTGTAAATAAGTTGTGTTCCATAACTCTTAAGTTCCTAGTTTTTtcgcataagttgtatgctatgAGCTATATGTTATATGTTATAAGTTAGTACATGTAAGTTGCTACTAGAATAATTtttttcgaaacatatgaaagtgGGGTTTAGTTTTGTACGTCTCGTCGCGTAGAACACATTGGTATGGACGGAATTTAAAATAGATACGCCGTTTAGAAGTTATAGCAATTTGAAATAAATGTTTTGCTTTTTTAAGTATGCGTCAGCGGTGACGTGTGGTGGAAACATATATCATGCAATGCAGCAAAAGGGGCAACGTGTGGTGGAGACGCTGTCGGATCATTCGCCGGACTACAATCCAGTGAATGATGGTGGGAATGGAATTGGGTTTTTATACGTGTCCCATTCCACTCCTCTCTAGACCTCGTGTCTGAACGACCCACTGTAGCTTTGAGCCAAGCTGCTTTTCGATCTCGGTTCAGAACCAACAACCGAGATACCGAGACTAGGGAACTAAAAATGAATCCCTCTACTTGAGGAAAAATCAGCGGTGACGGTCCATATGGAACACTTATAGACACTCAACATGGATTCACAACACGTGTCCATGTACCTATATTCAACATATGTCATGTCAAAAATTCATCGTGTTCTTTTTTTGATGCATAATGGTATTCTGCATGAGCCAGACTGAGAAGCCCTATTTACCCTTGCTCGACAAGCCCGACCATAGTGAATTGAAGGTGTAAATGAACTATTAGTACATATTAGCAACTCTAAATTTATTAATGGAATTAATAGTTAGCAAATCTCCAACTAATAATTAGCAGGTTTATTAGAAGATTTATTAGCAGATCTGACTCTGCTAATTTTTAATGCTAAATGGATTTCAAACCGGGCATTTATGATCCACCCTATCACGACAGGAGGAGCGAATGGACGGAGAAACAAATCACTTTCTTGCTCGCTCGTACCTTGAAGGCAACCCGGCCGTCGAATTTTAGCAGCAGGGTTCCACGAAACCATCCATCCTCTCGGATCCACTGGTCCGCTCCGCACCTGTGCCGCAGCCGCGATCGGATGCGATTTTTCGGTCCGGTTCGGCTTAAcactatttttctctcataaaaattcagaaaaaaatatttttttatcagTTTCGGTCAAGATTCGGCACGGAGATCGCTAGTATATACTCGTAGTCCGCAACAAACCAAAACAAAACCATTTTACGCATCCATCAGCATCACGatgtctatctctatctctatctccctCCAATTCGATTCTATTCTTCGATTTCCTCCTCAGAATTTTTATTTTAGCGGAAATCAGCGAGTGAAAAAGGGCCCAATCGGAATATAAATAAATGAATAAATAAAAATAGGGTATAATAATTGCACAGTGACAAATGAATCAATCAATCATCATAGCCTAGGCCCCTCCTCCGCCTCCCCAGTGCCGCGAGGCTCGTGACGTGACGCAGCCGGGCCGCGCGCGCTCTCCGGGCCGGACGCCTCGCGCCGCCGCTCGAATTGATGGACGCCGAGGCCGGCGCCGACCAGCTGCCGGTAGGGGCGCCACGCTCTCGTTCTCTCATTGCCGTGATTCCGCTCTCTGCCTCCTCCTTCTCGCCTGTCGTTGGTGTTGGTCGACCTCGGGGTGGGCATGGATCGGCCGGTGCCCGCCCCGGCCCCGGTGCGTGTGCCTGCGTCGCGATCGGGGTTGTCCTTGCGCGGGCTAAAAAATGAAATAAAAGGTCAGAATGGTCGGAAGCTGTTCACTACATCAGAACCATCCAGAAGGAAAAAAAAGCACCTGAGGTCAGGTGTTTCTTAGGAGTTCaatatgtttcatgtgtgtttttGCAAATCTTTTTTCTTCACTGGTCCTGCAGATTTAGGGGATTCCGGTGCGGGGGATCAGATCGATCTCTCTCTCGGTCTCTCTCGTTTTTCTCTGATTCATTCGTCCCCATTCGTCGTCCCCTGGGTTCCAATCTGAAGGGTACAGTACTTAGTATCGTTCGATTTCTCCGCCACAAACGTTTCGGTTCTGTTGCGGCGACAATGGTGGTTGGTGGAGCAGGAAGCGGAAACTAGCCAGCTTATACGATTTTATTTGAATCGGGGATCACTGATGTTAAGCAGACATGGGCATATTTCTATCACCAACTTGTTATATAGACAGTCATTTAGATGCATGTACATTATATATGAACCGTTTCCCTTGTAATTGTTGATTTTTTGTGTTACATAATAATTAATGAGCATTGTGGTACTACTTTAGAGCACTGCTTTGAATATGCCGAGTATGATTCTTCTCAATATTTCCTAACGGTTATCGTTCTGCCTTGCAATTTCAGCGGAGGCAGTACTACATGAACCTATTGCTTTTAGCTTACCAGAGCTTTGGTGTTGTTTACGGGGACCTAAGCACATCGCCTCTTTACGTTTATAAAAGCACATTCTCTGGAAAGCTCAGTCAGTACCAAGATGAGGAGACGGTGTTTGGTGTGCTTTCCCTGATCTTTTGGACCTTCACTCTGATTCCTTTGCTCAAGTATGTCACCATTGTCTTGAGTGCTGATGATAATGGTGAAGGTGCGTATAAATCCCGTCTTCATATCCTTTTATAAGCCTGGATGGAATTAGTTTGTTGTAATCCAACATGGGCTGGCAACATTATTATGTAAGAAAAGCTAAGGCTATACTGTTTATCGTCCTGATGAATCTTATGTAAAACAAATATATCCCTTAATCTATCTTTGAAACAAGGGCTATCTTGGCAATTTTATCTTTGGCCACTTCAGGACAGATGAATAAGAGCTGCCTACACTTTTGTAGGTGGACCATTTGCTCTCTATTCGCTCCTTTGCAGGCATGCAAAACTCAGCTTGCTGCCAAATCAACAAGCAGCCGATGAGGAACTATCTTCATACTACAGAAATGGGTTTGCACCTCGCAATGGATCTTCACCTTGGTTAAGAAGGTTTCTGGAGAAGCACAAAAAAATGAGAACTGTGCTTCTTCTCATAGTTCTATGTGGTGCTAGCATGGTGATTGGTGATGGTGTCCTTACCCCAGCAATCTCAGGTGGATACTTAGATTGCCTCTCATGTTGAGCAAAATTGCAGTTATCAACCTTTTCTATATATTTATCACATGCTCATTCTGCTTGTTCTTTTCTTGCAGTCCTCTCATCTATGTCTGGATTACAAGTTCGAGCTACTGGTTTAGAGCATAGTAAGTACAAATCATCTCTGTGAACTCACAACTCTTGATGCAAAAGTACTGAAAACACACCTGGTTGTTATGGGAGTACCAGCGGTTGCAAATTTATAGCAATATGTAAATTCGCTTGATAAATAGGAGTAGAATACATTTCAAAGACCtatacttgtgtgctcaaaattatcACAAAACTACACATTTTAGAACCGTTATTATCATAGAACTATACAAATTTGCACATATTATCATAGAACATTAGTGGATGAACTAAAATGcttgcttttttttttctgtacTTCTGTGTCTTTTAAGAAGATTACCTTTTATCATTTATATATCGAGATTCTCTGGCATACTTTTTAGAGTCACTAGTTTACTTCTGAAGTTGGTCCTGCTGTGTTTCACACACAATTTGTGTCCTATCCAGGTTCTGTAGTTCTCCTTTCGTGCATTGTGTTGGTTGGTCTATTTGCCTTGCAACACCGAGGTACTCAGAAGGTTGCATTCATGTTTGCACCAATTGTCATCATCTGGCTGCTTTCCATTGGAGGAATTGGTTTATACAACATTCTTCATTGGAACCCAAATATATATCAAGCTCTCTCTCCATATTATATGGTTAAGTTCTTTAGAAAGACAGGTAAAGATGGATGGATTGCTTTAGGAGGGATCCTTCTTTCTATGACAGGTTAGTTACTATCAGCCCTACAGTGCAGTGATGTATCATGTTTGCCTCTCCctccctgttttttttttttaataaccTGGTTGCCATTTAGGATTTAATCACCAGGTCTACTTTCCACTTTTCAGGCAGTGAAGCAATGTTTGCTGACCTTGGTCACTTTACGAGTGCATCTGTCAGGGTAAGTTGAACTAGTATGATCCTCTGTCCATTAGAATTTTTTTTTCCGAATCATGCAGGAGGGTTGCTCATCATTTCATTAAAGAGAGAAAAAGGTAAAACAGGCCATGTTTAGAAAAAACAGACTCGAGGCCCCAAACACACACCCAAGACAGACTAAAAACTTGCCCAAACAAACTACATGACCATCTGACCACACCGGTGTCTAAACCCCTGGGGTCAGCGACCTAGCTAGGATCTGTCCATTAGGATTTCAACTGGAAAACATTCGGTCCTTTTGGGTATATGATTTTATGTTCTGTAATTCTATTAGGTGGTGAAGTGTGCTGTGTGATGAAGCAGACATGAAAAATGACTTAGATATAATCTATATGTTTCCTTGTAAAAGTAGCAGAAAAGTTATTTTACTATACAAATTATACATGTAaaagaaatttatttcaacaTGCTCATTTTTAAAGTATATAACCTGCATATTTGAGACATATCAGAAACCCAAAAGAAGCCAGCCTAGTTAACTGGGGAGTTCCTATTAGATTTTTTAATTGTCTGACTTGTCTGTAACTACAAGGATACAGCTTATGTTTGGTTGAAGTATGCACCTTCTTCTGAAACAAAACATGTTTTAAGTTGACAATTGTTTTCTCCTCGGTTCAGGTGGCCTTTATTACCGTCATATATCCATGCCTTATACTACAATATATGGGTCATGCTGCATTTTTGTCGAAGAACACATTTCACATGCCAACAAGTTTTTATGATACTATCCCAGGTTTGTGTCTCCTCCCTCACCTCAGCCCCTCCTTTTTTCTTGGACACTGTGTAATTTAAGTTTGTAATGTCATGCAGAACCTGTGTTTTGGCCTGTATTCGTGGTGGCCACACTCGCTGCAGTTGTTGGTAGCCAAGCTGTTATTTCAGCAACATTCTCCATTGTGAAACAATGCCATGCTTTGGGATGTTTCCCACGAGTGAAGGTTGTTCACACATCGAGGTGGATCTATGGGCAGATATATATTCCAGAAATAAATTGGATCCTTATGGTTCTTTGTGTCGCTGTCACTATTGCATTTCGTGATACTACTCTTATCGGCAATGCCTACGGTAAGCTTTTAGCATTGATTCACAATCATTGGGATCCTTCTTGTCTATAttgttttttagaaaaaaaaaaatccagcatTCTCATGCACTGGGAGTAATAGTAGTTTTTTTCTTTCTGCGTTTCCAGGTATTGCCTGCATGACTGTTATGCTTGTTACTACATTCTTGATGGCATTGATAATCATCTTTGTTTGGCAAAGGAACATAATATTTGCCCTAGTTTTCCTGGTTTTCTTTGGATCCATTGAAGCTGTATATCTTTCGTCATCTCTCATGAAGGTTCCTCAGGGAGGATGGGTGCCTCTTGTTCTTGCTTTCATATTCATGTCAGTCATGTACATCTGGCACTATGGGTTAAGGAGGAAGTACCAATTTGACCTACAGAACAAAGTATCAATGAGATCCATCCtatccctcggtccaagcctcggCATAGTTCGGGTTCCTGGTATTGGATTGATTTACACAGAGCTGGTCACTGGTGTACCCTCCATCTTCTCACATTTTGTCACTAATCTCCCTGCCTTCCATGAAGTCCTAGTCTTCCTTTGTGTGAAGTCAGTGCCAGTGCCATATGTTTCACCAGATGAGCGATACCTTGTGGGTAGGATTGGACCTAAAGAATATCGGATGTACCGTTGCATTGTTAGATATGGTTACAAAGATGTGCAGAGAGACGATGACAATTTTGAGAACATGTTAGTTATGAGCATTGCAAAGTTTATTATGATGGAAGCCGAGGATGCTTCTTCTTCAGCAAGTTATGACATCGCTAATGAAGGAAGGATGGCAGTCATAACTACCACTGATGCCTCTGGCAGTCCATTGGCCATGAGGGATTTCAACGGCCTAGCTGACTCAATGACTACGAGGAGCAGCAAATCAGAAAGCCTTCGAAGTTTGCAATCCTCTTACGAGCAAGAATCCCCAAGTGTAAGCCGGCGCCGCCGTGTTCGCTTTGAGGTCCCAGAGGAAGATGACATGGGTCAGCAAGTGAAAGAAGAACTCATGGCACTAGTGGAAGCGAAACATGCTGGGGTGGCATACATCATGGGTCATTCTTATATCAAAGCTAGGAGGAGCTCGAGTTTCCTGAAGAAGTTTGCTATTGATGTTGGCTACTCTTTCCTCCGGAAGAACTGCAGAGGTCCATCAGTCACACTGCACATTCCACACATTAGTCTGATAGAAGTCGGCATGATCTACTATGTTTAGCCTAATGCCCATTGTCTACTAAGTTCACATGTGGATACCCGGTTGGGACAAAGCTTGGTGAGTTCTCGTTGGAACATGCGGGCCATTCCTTTTTGCTCGCCTTCGTAGGTGAGAATTAACTTAGAAACTGATTTAAACTAATAACCTTCATTTCTGTTTTCCCTTCAGGGCTATCTGCGGATTTTGATTCTGGAGCTCAGGCTTGTGCTTTCTGGCCAAGGATCCTCGTGTGTTTCAGCTTGTAGAGAGAAGGCAGACTTTCCTTGTTAATATTATTTTTAGCCTAAATAAACCAGCAGAATGTTTCTCATTTGGCATATTTGCATGCATGCTCTGTAATTTTTTTCTGCGAGCTATGTGATGGAAATATATGCATTCTCTTTATAAACTGGTCAGCCTTCTCTACCGTAGCAgtgttgtcttttttttttacttaTACAATGCGGGCTGGTACTTGAAACATAAAATATTGGTAATGCTTTTTATTGAAAAGAAAGGAGGTGATGCAATAATCCTAGGAACTGACAGCCGAACACCTTGGCCCGGCCACATGCGAGTCCTGTGGAGGATAGTCCATGGAGCCATGTAAAACCATATTGGTTAATGTCTTTTCAGTTTCGCCCGGCCATATTGTCTTTTCAGTTTTCTCTAATCGGGTTAC
Coding sequences within:
- the LOC136451073 gene encoding probable potassium transporter 2 isoform X3; this translates as MDAEAGADQLPRRQYYMNLLLLAYQSFGVVYGDLSTSPLYVYKSTFSGKLSQYQDEETVFGVLSLIFWTFTLIPLLKYVTIVLSADDNGEGGPFALYSLLCRHAKLSLLPNQQAADEELSSYYRNGFAPRNGSSPWLRRFLEKHKKMRTVLLLIVLCGASMVIGDGVLTPAISVLSSMSGLQVRATGLEHSSVVLLSCIVLVGLFALQHRGTQKVAFMFAPIVIIWLLSIGGIGLYNILHWNPNIYQALSPYYMVKFFRKTGKDGWIALGGILLSMTGSEAMFADLGHFTSASVRVAFITVIYPCLILQYMGHAAFLSKNTFHMPTSFYDTIPGIACMTVMLVTTFLMALIIIFVWQRNIIFALVFLVFFGSIEAVYLSSSLMKVPQGGWVPLVLAFIFMSVMYIWHYGLRRKYQFDLQNKVSMRSILSLGPSLGIVRVPGIGLIYTELVTGVPSIFSHFVTNLPAFHEVLVFLCVKSVPVPYVSPDERYLVGRIGPKEYRMYRCIVRYGYKDVQRDDDNFENMLVMSIAKFIMMEAEDASSSASYDIANEGRMAVITTTDASGSPLAMRDFNGLADSMTTRSSKSESLRSLQSSYEQESPSVSRRRRVRFEVPEEDDMGQQVKEELMALVEAKHAGVAYIMGHSYIKARRSSSFLKKFAIDVGYSFLRKNCRGPSVTLHIPHISLIEVGMIYYV
- the LOC136451073 gene encoding probable potassium transporter 2 isoform X2, producing the protein MNLLLLAYQSFGVVYGDLSTSPLYVYKSTFSGKLSQYQDEETVFGVLSLIFWTFTLIPLLKYVTIVLSADDNGEGGPFALYSLLCRHAKLSLLPNQQAADEELSSYYRNGFAPRNGSSPWLRRFLEKHKKMRTVLLLIVLCGASMVIGDGVLTPAISVLSSMSGLQVRATGLEHSSVVLLSCIVLVGLFALQHRGTQKVAFMFAPIVIIWLLSIGGIGLYNILHWNPNIYQALSPYYMVKFFRKTGKDGWIALGGILLSMTGSEAMFADLGHFTSASVRVAFITVIYPCLILQYMGHAAFLSKNTFHMPTSFYDTIPEPVFWPVFVVATLAAVVGSQAVISATFSIVKQCHALGCFPRVKVVHTSRWIYGQIYIPEINWILMVLCVAVTIAFRDTTLIGNAYGIACMTVMLVTTFLMALIIIFVWQRNIIFALVFLVFFGSIEAVYLSSSLMKVPQGGWVPLVLAFIFMSVMYIWHYGLRRKYQFDLQNKVSMRSILSLGPSLGIVRVPGIGLIYTELVTGVPSIFSHFVTNLPAFHEVLVFLCVKSVPVPYVSPDERYLVGRIGPKEYRMYRCIVRYGYKDVQRDDDNFENMLVMSIAKFIMMEAEDASSSASYDIANEGRMAVITTTDASGSPLAMRDFNGLADSMTTRSSKSESLRSLQSSYEQESPSVSRRRRVRFEVPEEDDMGQQVKEELMALVEAKHAGVAYIMGHSYIKARRSSSFLKKFAIDVGYSFLRKNCRGPSVTLHIPHISLIEVGMIYYV
- the LOC136451073 gene encoding probable potassium transporter 2 isoform X1; the protein is MDAEAGADQLPRRQYYMNLLLLAYQSFGVVYGDLSTSPLYVYKSTFSGKLSQYQDEETVFGVLSLIFWTFTLIPLLKYVTIVLSADDNGEGGPFALYSLLCRHAKLSLLPNQQAADEELSSYYRNGFAPRNGSSPWLRRFLEKHKKMRTVLLLIVLCGASMVIGDGVLTPAISVLSSMSGLQVRATGLEHSSVVLLSCIVLVGLFALQHRGTQKVAFMFAPIVIIWLLSIGGIGLYNILHWNPNIYQALSPYYMVKFFRKTGKDGWIALGGILLSMTGSEAMFADLGHFTSASVRVAFITVIYPCLILQYMGHAAFLSKNTFHMPTSFYDTIPEPVFWPVFVVATLAAVVGSQAVISATFSIVKQCHALGCFPRVKVVHTSRWIYGQIYIPEINWILMVLCVAVTIAFRDTTLIGNAYGIACMTVMLVTTFLMALIIIFVWQRNIIFALVFLVFFGSIEAVYLSSSLMKVPQGGWVPLVLAFIFMSVMYIWHYGLRRKYQFDLQNKVSMRSILSLGPSLGIVRVPGIGLIYTELVTGVPSIFSHFVTNLPAFHEVLVFLCVKSVPVPYVSPDERYLVGRIGPKEYRMYRCIVRYGYKDVQRDDDNFENMLVMSIAKFIMMEAEDASSSASYDIANEGRMAVITTTDASGSPLAMRDFNGLADSMTTRSSKSESLRSLQSSYEQESPSVSRRRRVRFEVPEEDDMGQQVKEELMALVEAKHAGVAYIMGHSYIKARRSSSFLKKFAIDVGYSFLRKNCRGPSVTLHIPHISLIEVGMIYYV